In Isoptericola jiangsuensis, the following proteins share a genomic window:
- the era gene encoding GTPase Era codes for MTHDDTPHRSGFACLVGRPNVGKSTLTNALVGDKVAIMSARPQTTRHTIRGIVHREDAQLVLVDTPGLHRPRTLLGERLNALVADTLSEVDVVAFCLPADQKIGPGDKYIASQLAPLMEGRRAVPVVAVVTKSDLVDRGTLAEHLIAVDQLARSIDRDWSAIVPVSAKGGFQVDELTDVLVAHLPEGPDMYPGGELTDEPEETMIAELVREAALEGVRDELPHSLAVVVDEIVEREGTGDPDKGRPPLLDVRVHLFVERESQKGIIIGKGGARLREVGSAAREGIEKLLGTRIYLDLHVKVAKDWQRDPKQLQRLGF; via the coding sequence ATGACCCACGACGACACCCCGCACCGGTCCGGGTTCGCCTGCCTGGTGGGCCGCCCCAACGTCGGCAAGTCCACCCTGACCAACGCGCTGGTCGGGGACAAGGTGGCGATCATGTCCGCCCGCCCCCAGACGACGCGCCACACGATCCGCGGCATCGTGCACCGCGAGGACGCCCAGCTCGTGCTGGTCGACACCCCCGGCCTGCACCGCCCCCGCACCCTGCTGGGGGAGCGGCTCAACGCGCTGGTCGCGGACACCCTGAGCGAGGTCGACGTCGTGGCGTTCTGCCTGCCGGCCGACCAGAAGATCGGCCCCGGCGACAAGTACATCGCCAGTCAGCTCGCGCCCCTCATGGAGGGGCGTCGCGCCGTGCCCGTCGTCGCCGTCGTCACGAAGTCCGACCTCGTGGACCGCGGCACGCTCGCCGAGCACCTCATCGCCGTCGACCAGCTCGCCCGCTCGATCGACCGGGACTGGTCCGCCATCGTCCCGGTGTCCGCCAAGGGCGGGTTCCAGGTCGACGAGCTTACCGACGTGCTGGTGGCGCACCTGCCCGAGGGCCCCGACATGTACCCCGGTGGCGAGCTCACCGACGAGCCCGAGGAGACGATGATCGCCGAGCTCGTGCGCGAGGCCGCCCTCGAGGGCGTCCGCGACGAGCTGCCGCACTCCCTGGCCGTCGTCGTCGACGAGATCGTCGAGCGCGAGGGCACCGGCGACCCCGACAAGGGCCGCCCGCCGCTGCTCGACGTCCGCGTCCACCTGTTCGTGGAGCGCGAGAGCCAGAAGGGCATCATCATCGGCAAGGGCGGCGCCCGCCTGCGCGAGGTCGGCTCCGCCGCCCGCGAGGGCATCGAGAAGCTGCTCGGCACCCGCATCTACCTCGACCTGCACGTCAAGGTCGCGAAGGACTGGCAGCGCGACCCCAAGCAGCTCCAGCGCCTGGGCTTCTGA
- a CDS encoding alpha/beta hydrolase family protein, whose product MVLRTLATSVALLVGLAVVGSVAGPQWEPRPVSDHLVPATADTTVHGVVEDGVADIGQVGDHPVRTTPVTIALDGTTVDGVLRRPLDDRGELLTDRPGVVFVHGAGTGSSAQAFRDLADLLASAGVATLVPDKRLDTYSTRDRDYEHMALDYERSVDLLRTVDGVDPARVGVYAESEGTWIAPVMQVDDPTIAFTVLVSAPVVPPREQAAFAVDNYLRNTQVPDQVFRAIPRAVGMQFPGGGFDYADFDVRPWLERQSAPVLVVYGTADPSMPVEQGARIILADTAVSPDPAPVTVRYYGGANHGIRVAPSDDPGNDPAHLPGLHPDFVRDLAAWVQGLPGTAGAEPTVAGATPDQPYLAAPVPRPGWWANGDVVVAAVLGGVVLVLVGLVGLAATTAWRAGSRRRGAQAPAPTAPGIAAPLTVLALAAVATTVVLAVYLMAVARLALDYERDALVVQGGWVTVRVLGLVAAVAGAVLLGRAARVRADRRAGRDAAVARGGVAHAALWAVGLGSVSLLVTLAYWGVFQLGI is encoded by the coding sequence GTGGTGCTCCGGACCCTCGCCACCAGCGTCGCCCTGCTGGTCGGACTCGCCGTCGTGGGCTCCGTGGCCGGCCCCCAGTGGGAGCCCCGGCCCGTGAGCGACCACCTCGTGCCCGCGACGGCGGACACCACCGTGCACGGGGTCGTCGAGGACGGCGTCGCCGACATCGGGCAGGTCGGCGACCACCCGGTGCGCACCACCCCCGTGACGATCGCGCTCGACGGCACGACCGTCGACGGCGTGCTGCGCCGCCCGCTGGACGACCGGGGCGAGCTCCTGACCGACCGGCCCGGCGTGGTGTTCGTGCACGGCGCCGGCACCGGCAGCTCCGCGCAGGCGTTCCGCGACCTCGCCGACCTCCTGGCCAGCGCCGGCGTCGCCACCCTCGTCCCCGACAAGCGTCTCGACACCTACTCGACGCGGGACCGCGACTACGAGCACATGGCGCTCGACTACGAGCGGTCCGTGGACCTCCTGCGCACCGTCGACGGCGTCGACCCCGCCAGGGTCGGCGTCTACGCCGAGTCCGAGGGCACGTGGATCGCGCCCGTGATGCAGGTCGACGACCCCACGATCGCGTTCACCGTCCTCGTCTCGGCGCCCGTCGTGCCGCCCCGCGAGCAGGCCGCGTTCGCCGTCGACAACTACCTGCGCAACACCCAGGTCCCCGACCAGGTGTTCCGCGCCATCCCGCGCGCGGTCGGCATGCAGTTCCCCGGCGGCGGGTTCGACTACGCGGACTTCGACGTGCGGCCCTGGCTCGAGCGGCAGAGCGCGCCCGTGCTCGTGGTGTACGGCACCGCCGACCCGTCGATGCCCGTCGAGCAGGGCGCCCGGATCATCCTCGCCGACACCGCCGTCAGCCCGGATCCCGCTCCCGTCACCGTCCGCTACTACGGCGGCGCGAACCACGGGATCCGCGTCGCGCCCTCCGACGACCCGGGCAACGACCCCGCGCACCTGCCGGGCCTGCACCCCGACTTCGTCCGCGACCTCGCCGCCTGGGTCCAGGGGCTCCCCGGCACCGCCGGGGCGGAGCCCACCGTCGCGGGCGCCACCCCCGACCAGCCGTATCTCGCCGCCCCCGTGCCCCGGCCCGGCTGGTGGGCGAACGGGGACGTCGTCGTCGCCGCCGTCCTGGGCGGGGTGGTCCTCGTCCTGGTCGGGCTCGTCGGGCTCGCCGCCACCACCGCGTGGCGCGCCGGGTCCCGGCGCCGGGGAGCGCAGGCGCCCGCCCCCACGGCGCCCGGGATCGCCGCCCCGCTGACCGTTCTGGCCCTCGCCGCCGTCGCCACCACCGTCGTCCTCGCCGTCTACCTCATGGCCGTCGCCCGGCTCGCGCTGGACTACGAGCGGGACGCCCTGGTCGTCCAGGGCGGCTGGGTGACCGTCCGCGTGCTCGGTCTCGTCGCCGCCGTCGCGGGCGCCGTGCTCCTGGGTCGCGCCGCCCGGGTGCGCGCCGACCGGCGCGCGGGGCGCGACGCCGCCGTCGCCCGCGGTGGCGTCGCTCACGCCGCCTTGTGGGCCGTGGGCCTCGGATCGGTGTCCCTGCTGGTCACCCTCGCCTACTGGGGCGTGTTCCAGCTCGGCATCTGA
- the leuA gene encoding 2-isopropylmalate synthase produces MQNSAHPATGIAAHNPQRPSGMPYHRYVPFHEQIRVDLPDRTWPDRRIEKAPRWCAVDLRDGNQALIEPMDAERKLRMFELLVQMGYKEIEVGFPSASQTDFDFVRLLIESGRIPDDVVIQVLTQCRDHLIERTYDAIRGAKQAIVHLYNSTSILQREVVFRSDMDGIVDIALQGARLCRKLEETVPETTVYYEYSPESYTGTELEFAARICNEVLDVLEPTAERPVIVNLPATVEMATPNVYADSIEWMSRNLKYREHVVLSLHPHNDRGTAVAAAELGYQAGADRIEGCLFGNGERTGNVDLVTLGMNLFGQGIDPQIDFTVGGGIDAIRRTVEYCNQIPVHERHPYAGDLVFTAFSGSHQDAIKKGFEHMAARAQSDGTTVDDLTWGVPYLPIDPKDLGRSYEAVIRVNSQSGKGGVAYLLKTEHSLDLPRRLQIEFSGVVQKVTDAEGSEVTGADIWRMFTDEYLPVEDGGADGLEAWGRLKLREIRTRAVEQGATTLEVDVVDQGVEQTLTGTGNGPLDAFVAAIACVDVDVKVLDYTEHAMSAGGDATAAAYVECAVGDDVLWGVGVDPSITTASLKAIVSAVNRAERG; encoded by the coding sequence ATGCAGAACTCCGCCCACCCCGCCACCGGGATCGCCGCGCACAACCCCCAGCGCCCGTCCGGGATGCCGTACCACCGCTACGTGCCGTTCCACGAGCAGATCCGCGTGGACCTGCCGGACCGCACGTGGCCGGACCGCCGGATCGAGAAGGCCCCGCGCTGGTGCGCGGTCGACCTGCGTGACGGCAACCAGGCCCTCATCGAGCCGATGGACGCCGAGCGCAAGCTGCGGATGTTCGAGCTCCTGGTGCAGATGGGCTACAAGGAGATCGAGGTCGGGTTCCCGTCGGCCTCCCAGACCGACTTCGACTTCGTGCGCCTGCTCATCGAGTCGGGCCGCATCCCGGACGACGTCGTCATCCAGGTCCTCACGCAGTGCCGCGACCACCTCATCGAGCGGACCTACGACGCGATCCGCGGTGCCAAGCAGGCGATCGTGCACCTCTACAACTCGACGTCGATCCTCCAGCGCGAGGTCGTGTTCCGCTCCGACATGGACGGCATCGTCGACATCGCCCTGCAGGGCGCGCGGCTGTGCCGCAAGCTCGAGGAGACGGTCCCGGAGACGACGGTCTACTACGAGTACTCGCCGGAGTCGTACACGGGCACCGAGCTGGAGTTCGCCGCCCGCATCTGCAACGAGGTGCTCGACGTCCTGGAGCCGACGGCGGAGCGGCCCGTCATCGTCAACCTGCCCGCCACGGTGGAGATGGCGACGCCCAACGTGTACGCCGACTCGATCGAGTGGATGAGCCGGAACCTCAAGTACCGCGAGCACGTCGTGCTGTCCCTGCACCCCCACAACGACCGCGGCACCGCCGTGGCCGCGGCCGAGCTGGGCTACCAGGCCGGCGCGGACCGCATCGAGGGCTGCCTGTTCGGCAACGGCGAGCGCACGGGCAACGTCGACCTGGTGACGCTCGGCATGAACCTGTTCGGCCAGGGCATCGACCCGCAGATCGACTTCACGGTCGGCGGCGGGATCGACGCGATCCGTCGCACGGTCGAGTACTGCAACCAGATCCCCGTCCACGAGCGGCACCCCTACGCGGGCGACCTCGTGTTCACGGCCTTCTCGGGCTCCCACCAGGACGCCATCAAGAAGGGCTTCGAGCACATGGCCGCCCGGGCCCAGTCCGACGGCACGACGGTCGACGACCTCACCTGGGGCGTGCCCTACCTGCCGATCGACCCCAAGGACCTGGGTCGCTCCTACGAGGCCGTGATCCGCGTCAACAGCCAGTCGGGCAAGGGCGGCGTCGCCTACCTCCTCAAGACGGAGCACAGCCTGGACCTGCCGCGCCGCCTGCAGATCGAGTTCTCGGGCGTCGTGCAGAAGGTCACCGACGCCGAGGGCAGCGAGGTCACGGGCGCGGACATCTGGCGGATGTTCACCGACGAGTACCTGCCCGTCGAGGACGGCGGCGCGGACGGCCTGGAGGCGTGGGGCCGGCTCAAGCTGCGCGAGATCCGCACCCGCGCGGTCGAGCAGGGTGCCACGACCCTCGAGGTGGACGTCGTCGACCAGGGCGTCGAGCAGACCCTGACGGGGACCGGGAACGGTCCGCTCGACGCGTTCGTCGCGGCGATCGCGTGCGTCGACGTCGACGTCAAGGTGCTGGACTACACGGAGCACGCGATGAGCGCGGGCGGCGACGCGACCGCCGCCGCGTACGTGGAGTGCGCGGTGGGCGACGACGTCCTGTGGGGCGTCGGCGTCGACCCGTCGATCACCACGGCGTCGCTCAAGGCGATCGTGTCCGCGGTGAACCGCGCCGAGCGCGGCTGA